The following proteins are encoded in a genomic region of Primulina huaijiensis isolate GDHJ02 chromosome 3, ASM1229523v2, whole genome shotgun sequence:
- the LOC140973881 gene encoding uncharacterized protein isoform X2 has protein sequence MDDGSILKSRSLSGPRSESKVSVGQKRGVLELEEKSGNSPKRVKMRDIESVFRSEGGEANNVAHLNVNFASRELDLNVNIDPINDANGNEARAKELNTSFSPMIQAMECRDGFTKARGLDLDLNVEDISSSINHPYHSYKNPQNLKSVDDSDCGSSIGPLDEKDSMKLWKEIKQNGYMSAPYGAVPMLIPKSRGRKSKNEMLKKKIELAKKEQIDRFARVAAPSGLLHGLNPGIINHVRNKKQVHSIIEAIVKSERNENLFSESDQCGQMKSGIKEHAERKNMENVSSSGRKGHEAHREDTFFGSVQMKGYPKFSGSMSLNSEVTRDGDSYMGARMTLARMHSKFKAENDDDALIFRPLSSETVASENNSSLTHDSANLSSVTSLSVKAANIASQWLELLNQDIKGRLAALRRSKRRVCAVIQIDLPFLMSKESSSDQETTKGHGENAEAHHIRWSSLFGQMDKALSEEERHLETWLNQVKEMQLNCDKGFNKTSSYYAPQHSSLTRNESRSAEVDNLEKDLAVRAAAASIYSTCNFLLSMENQPCC, from the exons ATGGATGACGGAAGTATCTTAAAGAGTCGATCTTTGTCAGGGCCCAGATCTGAATCAAAG GTTTCGGTAGGGCAGAAAAGGGGCGTTCTTGAACTCGAAGAAAAATCTGGAAATTCTCCAAAACGAGTTAAAATGCGTGATATTGAATCTGTTTTTCGCTCTGAAG GAGGAGAAGCAAACAATGTGGCGCATTTAAATGTCAATTTTGCTTCAAGAGAACTTGATCTTAATGTTAACATTGATCCAATCAATGATGCGAATGGTAATGAAGCTCGTGCTAAGGAACTGAACACGTCCTTCTCCCCTATGATTCAAGCAATGGAATGTAGGGATGGTTTTACGAAGGCTAGAGGACTTGATCTAGATCTAAATGTTGAAGATATCTCCAGTTCCATAAACCACCCTTACCATTCTTACAAGAACCCTCAAAATTTGAAGTCCGTGGATGATTCTGATTGTGGAAGTTCTATAGGGCCTCTTGATGAAAAAGATTCCATGAAACTTTGGAAAGAGATTAAACAAAACGGTTATATGTCTGCTCCTTATGGAGCCGTACCTATGTTGATACCGAAGTCACGTGGGCGGAAGAGTAAAAATGAAATGCTGAAGAAAAAGATAGAACTTGCAAAGAAAGAACAGATTGATCGTTTTGCCAGGGTTGCTGCTCCTAGTGGTTTGCTTCATGGACTAAATCCTGGAATTATTAACCATGTGAGAAACAAAAAACAGGTTCACTCTATCATTGAAGCAATCGTTAAGTCTGAaagaaatgaaaatttattttctgaaaGCGATCAATGCGGTCAAATGAAGAGTGGTATAAAAGAACATGCTGAGCGGAAGAACATGGAAAATGTGAGTAGTTCAGGACGAAAAGGACATGAAGCTCATCGTGAAGATACATTTTTTGGAAGCGTGCAAATGAAGGGCTATCCAAAATTCTCTGGGTCAATGTCTTTGAATTCTGAGGTCACACGAGATGGTGATTCATATATGGGAGCGAGAATGACTTTAGCAAGAATGCATTCAAAGTTTAAAGcagaaaatgatgatgatgcaCTTATATTTAGGCCGTTATCTTCTGAAACGGTTGCATCAGAGAACAATAGCTCTTTGACCCatgactcagcaaacctcaGCAGTGTTACTTCACTTTCTGTTAAAG CTGCTAATATAGCTTCCCAATGGTTGGAACTTCTTAATCAAGATATCAAAGGACGGCTTGCGG CACTAAGACGAAGTAAGAGAAGAGTCTGTGCTGTAATTCAGATCGATTTACCTTTCCTAATGTCAAAAGAATCTTCATCTGACCAAGAAACAACAAAAGGTCACGGAGAAAATGCTGAAGCACACCATATTCGATGGAGTAGTCTCTTTGGACAAATGGATAAAGCCCTTTCTGAAGAGGAGAGGCATTTG GAAACTTGGCTGAACCAAGTGAAGGAAATGCAGTTGAATTGTGATAAAGGGTTCAACAAGACCAGTTCTTACTATGCTCCACAACACTCCAGTCTAACCAGAAACGAAAGCAG ATCAGCAGAAGTTGATAACTTAGAGAAGGATCTAGCAGTTAGAGCTGCTGCTGCTTCGATATATTCTACTTGCAACTTTTTGTTGTCGATGGAAAACCAACCATGCTGCTAA
- the LOC140973881 gene encoding uncharacterized protein isoform X3, producing the protein MDDGSILKSRSLSGPRSESKVSVGQKRGVLELEEKSGNSPKRVKMRDIESVFRSEAQAGGEANNVAHLNVNFASRELDLNVNIDPINDANGNEARAKELNTSFSPMIQAMECRDGFTKARGLDLDLNVEDISSSINHPYHSYKNPQNLKSVDDSDCGSSIGPLDEKDSMKLWKEIKQNGYMSAPYGAVPMLIPKSRGRKSKNEMLKKKIELAKKEQIDRFARVAAPSGLLHGLNPGIINHVRNKKQVHSIIEAIVKSERNENLFSESDQCGQMKSGIKEHAERKNMENVSSSGRKGHEAHREDTFFGSVQMKGYPKFSGSMSLNSEVTRDGDSYMGARMTLARMHSKFKAENDDDALIFRPLSSETVASENNSSLTHDSANLSSVTSLSVKAANIASQWLELLNQDIKGRLAALRRSKRRVCAVIQIDLPFLMSKESSSDQETTKGHGENAEAHHIRWSSLFGQMDKALSEEERHLETWLNQVKEMQLNCYAPQHSSLTRNESRSAEVDNLEKDLAVRAAAASIYSTCNFLLSMENQPCC; encoded by the exons ATGGATGACGGAAGTATCTTAAAGAGTCGATCTTTGTCAGGGCCCAGATCTGAATCAAAG GTTTCGGTAGGGCAGAAAAGGGGCGTTCTTGAACTCGAAGAAAAATCTGGAAATTCTCCAAAACGAGTTAAAATGCGTGATATTGAATCTGTTTTTCGCTCTGAAG CCCAAGCAGGAGGAGAAGCAAACAATGTGGCGCATTTAAATGTCAATTTTGCTTCAAGAGAACTTGATCTTAATGTTAACATTGATCCAATCAATGATGCGAATGGTAATGAAGCTCGTGCTAAGGAACTGAACACGTCCTTCTCCCCTATGATTCAAGCAATGGAATGTAGGGATGGTTTTACGAAGGCTAGAGGACTTGATCTAGATCTAAATGTTGAAGATATCTCCAGTTCCATAAACCACCCTTACCATTCTTACAAGAACCCTCAAAATTTGAAGTCCGTGGATGATTCTGATTGTGGAAGTTCTATAGGGCCTCTTGATGAAAAAGATTCCATGAAACTTTGGAAAGAGATTAAACAAAACGGTTATATGTCTGCTCCTTATGGAGCCGTACCTATGTTGATACCGAAGTCACGTGGGCGGAAGAGTAAAAATGAAATGCTGAAGAAAAAGATAGAACTTGCAAAGAAAGAACAGATTGATCGTTTTGCCAGGGTTGCTGCTCCTAGTGGTTTGCTTCATGGACTAAATCCTGGAATTATTAACCATGTGAGAAACAAAAAACAGGTTCACTCTATCATTGAAGCAATCGTTAAGTCTGAaagaaatgaaaatttattttctgaaaGCGATCAATGCGGTCAAATGAAGAGTGGTATAAAAGAACATGCTGAGCGGAAGAACATGGAAAATGTGAGTAGTTCAGGACGAAAAGGACATGAAGCTCATCGTGAAGATACATTTTTTGGAAGCGTGCAAATGAAGGGCTATCCAAAATTCTCTGGGTCAATGTCTTTGAATTCTGAGGTCACACGAGATGGTGATTCATATATGGGAGCGAGAATGACTTTAGCAAGAATGCATTCAAAGTTTAAAGcagaaaatgatgatgatgcaCTTATATTTAGGCCGTTATCTTCTGAAACGGTTGCATCAGAGAACAATAGCTCTTTGACCCatgactcagcaaacctcaGCAGTGTTACTTCACTTTCTGTTAAAG CTGCTAATATAGCTTCCCAATGGTTGGAACTTCTTAATCAAGATATCAAAGGACGGCTTGCGG CACTAAGACGAAGTAAGAGAAGAGTCTGTGCTGTAATTCAGATCGATTTACCTTTCCTAATGTCAAAAGAATCTTCATCTGACCAAGAAACAACAAAAGGTCACGGAGAAAATGCTGAAGCACACCATATTCGATGGAGTAGTCTCTTTGGACAAATGGATAAAGCCCTTTCTGAAGAGGAGAGGCATTTG GAAACTTGGCTGAACCAAGTGAAGGAAATGCAGTTGAATTGT TATGCTCCACAACACTCCAGTCTAACCAGAAACGAAAGCAG ATCAGCAGAAGTTGATAACTTAGAGAAGGATCTAGCAGTTAGAGCTGCTGCTGCTTCGATATATTCTACTTGCAACTTTTTGTTGTCGATGGAAAACCAACCATGCTGCTAA
- the LOC140973881 gene encoding uncharacterized protein isoform X1: MDDGSILKSRSLSGPRSESKVSVGQKRGVLELEEKSGNSPKRVKMRDIESVFRSEAQAGGEANNVAHLNVNFASRELDLNVNIDPINDANGNEARAKELNTSFSPMIQAMECRDGFTKARGLDLDLNVEDISSSINHPYHSYKNPQNLKSVDDSDCGSSIGPLDEKDSMKLWKEIKQNGYMSAPYGAVPMLIPKSRGRKSKNEMLKKKIELAKKEQIDRFARVAAPSGLLHGLNPGIINHVRNKKQVHSIIEAIVKSERNENLFSESDQCGQMKSGIKEHAERKNMENVSSSGRKGHEAHREDTFFGSVQMKGYPKFSGSMSLNSEVTRDGDSYMGARMTLARMHSKFKAENDDDALIFRPLSSETVASENNSSLTHDSANLSSVTSLSVKAANIASQWLELLNQDIKGRLAALRRSKRRVCAVIQIDLPFLMSKESSSDQETTKGHGENAEAHHIRWSSLFGQMDKALSEEERHLETWLNQVKEMQLNCDKGFNKTSSYYAPQHSSLTRNESRSAEVDNLEKDLAVRAAAASIYSTCNFLLSMENQPCC, encoded by the exons ATGGATGACGGAAGTATCTTAAAGAGTCGATCTTTGTCAGGGCCCAGATCTGAATCAAAG GTTTCGGTAGGGCAGAAAAGGGGCGTTCTTGAACTCGAAGAAAAATCTGGAAATTCTCCAAAACGAGTTAAAATGCGTGATATTGAATCTGTTTTTCGCTCTGAAG CCCAAGCAGGAGGAGAAGCAAACAATGTGGCGCATTTAAATGTCAATTTTGCTTCAAGAGAACTTGATCTTAATGTTAACATTGATCCAATCAATGATGCGAATGGTAATGAAGCTCGTGCTAAGGAACTGAACACGTCCTTCTCCCCTATGATTCAAGCAATGGAATGTAGGGATGGTTTTACGAAGGCTAGAGGACTTGATCTAGATCTAAATGTTGAAGATATCTCCAGTTCCATAAACCACCCTTACCATTCTTACAAGAACCCTCAAAATTTGAAGTCCGTGGATGATTCTGATTGTGGAAGTTCTATAGGGCCTCTTGATGAAAAAGATTCCATGAAACTTTGGAAAGAGATTAAACAAAACGGTTATATGTCTGCTCCTTATGGAGCCGTACCTATGTTGATACCGAAGTCACGTGGGCGGAAGAGTAAAAATGAAATGCTGAAGAAAAAGATAGAACTTGCAAAGAAAGAACAGATTGATCGTTTTGCCAGGGTTGCTGCTCCTAGTGGTTTGCTTCATGGACTAAATCCTGGAATTATTAACCATGTGAGAAACAAAAAACAGGTTCACTCTATCATTGAAGCAATCGTTAAGTCTGAaagaaatgaaaatttattttctgaaaGCGATCAATGCGGTCAAATGAAGAGTGGTATAAAAGAACATGCTGAGCGGAAGAACATGGAAAATGTGAGTAGTTCAGGACGAAAAGGACATGAAGCTCATCGTGAAGATACATTTTTTGGAAGCGTGCAAATGAAGGGCTATCCAAAATTCTCTGGGTCAATGTCTTTGAATTCTGAGGTCACACGAGATGGTGATTCATATATGGGAGCGAGAATGACTTTAGCAAGAATGCATTCAAAGTTTAAAGcagaaaatgatgatgatgcaCTTATATTTAGGCCGTTATCTTCTGAAACGGTTGCATCAGAGAACAATAGCTCTTTGACCCatgactcagcaaacctcaGCAGTGTTACTTCACTTTCTGTTAAAG CTGCTAATATAGCTTCCCAATGGTTGGAACTTCTTAATCAAGATATCAAAGGACGGCTTGCGG CACTAAGACGAAGTAAGAGAAGAGTCTGTGCTGTAATTCAGATCGATTTACCTTTCCTAATGTCAAAAGAATCTTCATCTGACCAAGAAACAACAAAAGGTCACGGAGAAAATGCTGAAGCACACCATATTCGATGGAGTAGTCTCTTTGGACAAATGGATAAAGCCCTTTCTGAAGAGGAGAGGCATTTG GAAACTTGGCTGAACCAAGTGAAGGAAATGCAGTTGAATTGTGATAAAGGGTTCAACAAGACCAGTTCTTACTATGCTCCACAACACTCCAGTCTAACCAGAAACGAAAGCAG ATCAGCAGAAGTTGATAACTTAGAGAAGGATCTAGCAGTTAGAGCTGCTGCTGCTTCGATATATTCTACTTGCAACTTTTTGTTGTCGATGGAAAACCAACCATGCTGCTAA
- the LOC140973884 gene encoding uncharacterized protein translates to MTMLRKKLFGDTKEFDVLAKFFALLKVFLLELSNQRFLLSLTQFDESTSREMKESFGKNVLKHNVASEVSDLLDSFFYVVEGFELSTHEGFCHISLASGVARFSEIQKFKQREQKLIADFDRLLLEKDKLNQKMEALQRR, encoded by the exons ATGACCATGCTAAGAAAGAAACTGTTTGGTGATACTAAAGAGTTTGATGTTCTAGCAAAATTTTTTGCTTTGCTGAAAGTATTTCTGTTGGAGTTGTCGAACCAAAGATTTCTATTGTCGTTGACACAATTTGATGAGAGTACAAGCAGGGAAATGAAGGAATCCTTTGGAAAAAATGTTCTAAAGCATAATGTCGCATCCGAGGTTTCTGATTTACTagatagttttttttatgtagTTGAAGGATTCGAGTTGTCAACTCATGAAGGATTTTGTCATATTTCGCTGGCGTCGGGTGTAGCGAG atttagtGAAATACAGAAATTCAAACAACGGGAGCAGAAATTGATTGCTGACTTTGATCGCCTTTTGTTAGAAAAGGACAAACTG AATCAGAAAATGGAAGCTCTGCAAAGACGCTGA